Proteins encoded by one window of Bacteroidia bacterium:
- a CDS encoding c-type cytochrome: MKKTYQYLSVIISSMLLLGACGDKQSPGLEYMPDMYRTPAVVAYSPSHITKDSVSALAPVAGTVARGQYVDFNYPNTNEGYEAAGLELKNPFQSTAENMERGKTEFNTYCAHCHGEKGDGKGWLKIKGDPFPVPSYTSAAIKDLPDGKMFFTITYGRNLMGSHAAQVSADDRWKIILYINHLQGDEPGAVVTDSSATAQNK, encoded by the coding sequence ATGAAAAAAACATACCAATATTTAAGTGTAATAATAAGCAGCATGCTATTGCTTGGCGCCTGTGGCGATAAACAATCACCGGGCTTGGAATATATGCCTGATATGTATCGTACACCAGCGGTGGTAGCGTATTCTCCATCGCATATCACAAAAGATAGTGTTTCTGCATTGGCACCCGTTGCCGGAACAGTTGCCAGAGGTCAGTACGTTGACTTTAATTACCCCAATACCAATGAAGGATATGAGGCAGCAGGTTTGGAGTTAAAAAATCCTTTTCAATCTACAGCAGAAAATATGGAACGGGGTAAAACGGAATTTAATACTTATTGTGCCCATTGTCATGGTGAAAAAGGTGATGGTAAAGGATGGCTTAAAATTAAAGGAGACCCATTCCCTGTACCGTCTTATACAAGTGCGGCAATTAAGGACCTACCTGATGGGAAAATGTTTTTCACTATCACTTACGGTAGAAACCTCATGGGATCGCATGCAGCACAGGTAAGTGCAGATGACCGTTGGAAAATTATTTTATACATTAACCATTTACAGGGAGACGAACCTGGAGCAGTTGTTACTGACAGTTCGGCTACCGCACAAAATAAATAA
- a CDS encoding DUF3341 domain-containing protein: MTKQLHGIFNDDEVLLNAIKELKSKGIKCTNAYSPFPVHGLDSALGLKRTRISIASFLYGATGTCLALLMMWYMNIWDWPMDIGGKPSWNLYKNIPAFIPITFEFTVLCAAHGMVITFYLRSKLLPGVTPNVIHDRMHDDHFVLTVEGKVSDETAIRESLKQVGAVEIRS, encoded by the coding sequence ATGACTAAACAACTGCATGGCATTTTTAATGATGATGAAGTTCTTTTAAATGCTATTAAAGAACTAAAATCAAAAGGTATTAAATGTACCAATGCCTATTCGCCATTTCCTGTACACGGCCTTGATAGTGCCTTAGGCCTTAAACGTACCAGAATTTCCATCGCTTCATTTTTATATGGTGCAACCGGCACATGCTTAGCACTTTTAATGATGTGGTACATGAATATATGGGATTGGCCAATGGATATTGGTGGTAAACCAAGTTGGAACTTATATAAGAATATCCCTGCATTTATCCCCATAACTTTTGAGTTTACAGTTTTATGTGCGGCACATGGCATGGTGATTACATTCTACCTGCGAAGCAAATTACTACCCGGAGTTACTCCTAATGTTATACATGATAGAATGCATGACGATCATTTTGTTTTAACTGTTGAAGGAAAAGTAAGTGATGAAACTGCTATTCGCGAATCGTTGAAACAAGTTGGTGCAGTGGAAATAAGATCATAA
- the nrfD gene encoding NrfD/PsrC family molybdoenzyme membrane anchor subunit, whose amino-acid sequence MSNVESPLRPTLIEGDKTLHDITEDVCRPIESKPNKYWWMVFSVACAALLWWIICVAYTVGTGLGVWGLNKTVGWAWDITNFVWWVGIGHAGTLISAILLLFRQKWRLSINRSAEAMTIFAVICAASFIVAHMGRPWVAYWPLPFANQFGSLWVNFNSPLVWDVFAISTYFSVSLVFWYTGLIPDFAAVRDRAKTKARKFWYSALSMGWVGSAKNWQRFEEVSLVLAGISTPLVLSVHSVVSMDFATALVPGWHTTIFPPYFVAGAIFSGFAMVQTLLIITRKVLNLEEYITIYHIDMMNRIILITGSIVGCAYLTEFFIAWYSGVEFEQYAFINRATGPYWWAYWSMMTCNVISPQLMWSSKLRRNLFVTFFLSIIVNIGMWFERFVIIVTSLHRDFVPSSWTMFHPTWVEIGLFIGSIGLFFVPFLLFTRYFPVIAMSELKTILKSSGSQSKKGVQHHD is encoded by the coding sequence ATGTCGAATGTAGAATCACCGCTTAGGCCGACACTCATCGAAGGAGATAAAACGCTCCATGATATAACTGAGGATGTTTGCCGACCTATAGAATCTAAACCCAACAAATACTGGTGGATGGTATTTAGTGTTGCTTGTGCTGCACTTTTATGGTGGATTATTTGTGTAGCTTATACCGTTGGAACAGGACTTGGTGTTTGGGGTCTGAACAAAACTGTTGGTTGGGCTTGGGATATTACCAACTTCGTTTGGTGGGTAGGTATTGGTCACGCAGGAACTTTGATTTCTGCAATCTTATTATTGTTTCGTCAGAAATGGAGGTTATCAATTAACCGCTCTGCAGAGGCAATGACAATATTTGCCGTAATCTGTGCTGCGTCATTTATTGTAGCACACATGGGCCGACCATGGGTTGCCTATTGGCCACTTCCTTTTGCAAACCAATTCGGTTCATTGTGGGTAAACTTTAATTCTCCATTGGTATGGGACGTTTTTGCAATCTCAACTTATTTCTCTGTATCATTAGTTTTTTGGTACACCGGATTGATTCCAGACTTTGCAGCAGTTCGCGATCGTGCAAAAACCAAAGCTCGTAAATTCTGGTATTCAGCCTTGAGTATGGGATGGGTGGGTTCAGCTAAAAACTGGCAGCGATTTGAAGAGGTTTCTTTAGTACTGGCAGGTATTTCAACACCGCTGGTTCTTTCGGTACACTCTGTAGTATCAATGGACTTTGCAACAGCATTGGTTCCGGGATGGCATACAACAATTTTTCCACCGTATTTCGTTGCAGGAGCTATCTTTTCGGGATTTGCAATGGTTCAAACACTGCTGATAATTACACGTAAAGTATTAAACTTAGAGGAGTATATTACAATTTATCATATTGACATGATGAACAGGATTATTCTTATTACCGGTTCTATTGTGGGATGTGCTTATCTGACTGAGTTTTTCATTGCATGGTATTCAGGTGTAGAATTTGAACAATATGCATTTATTAATCGTGCAACCGGACCCTACTGGTGGGCTTACTGGAGTATGATGACTTGTAACGTAATTTCACCGCAATTAATGTGGAGCAGTAAACTCAGAAGAAACCTTTTCGTAACATTCTTCTTATCAATTATTGTAAACATAGGTATGTGGTTCGAACGTTTTGTAATTATCGTAACTTCATTACACAGAGACTTTGTTCCATCAAGTTGGACAATGTTTCATCCAACGTGGGTTGAGATAGGCCTTTTTATCGGCTCGATAGGTTTGTTCTTTGTTCCCTTCTTACTCTTTACACGATATTTCCCTGTTATAGCAATGAGCGAATTAAAAACTATTTTGAAGTCATCCGGCTCTCAATCAAAGAAAGGAGTACAACATCATGACTAA
- a CDS encoding TAT-variant-translocated molybdopterin oxidoreductase, which yields MEKRYWKGVEELRNDAEFVRLKNNEFFEEIPVDEVLGKKAESKDATPRRDFLKFLGFGVVAASMAACEAPVRKTIPYLISPENLVPGIPNYYASTFFDGHDYASIVVKTREGRPIKVDGNELSPLTKGGANARVQASVLDLYDSERIKGPMAKGKAASWDTVNKEIKEKLAAANTKQTKIRIVSSTIISPTTKKAIETFTTKYPTAKLVTYDAISQYGIIKAHQLAFGKAATPSFSFDKADVIVSFGADFLNNWIAPIEYARQYAQTRKLDDGKKTMSKHIQFEAALSLTGSNADNRYKLKASQTGNALLSLYNAVASKAGAATVSAGKTDADAAINSTANELWNAKGKSLVVCGSNNVNDQLIVAAINNLLGNYGATISIAKHSNVRQGNDEAMAELLREMNSGEVGAVIFYNANPLYNYPDTTAFTSALNKVEVKISLSDRNDETAIKCDYICPDSHYLESWNDAEPVRNMFSLMQPTIQKLFDTKQSQELFLLWSEAAVTDYHEFLMQNWRQGLLSTATGMASVPAWEKVLQEGVWNGEVTESEPAFVGNINDAASAVAARKSGGLDILVYEKAGIGNGRHSNNPWLQELPDPVSKICWDNYFAIAPSMAKEKGLVQGNIIEVKSGNVTLKGPVLLQPGQAKDTIAIAAGYGRTSSGKAGNKVGMNAYPLLTFSEGTFNFTVSGASLNKTVEADYTLATTQSHHTMMGRAIVKESTLEEYIKDPKAGNEEEKFHSYKGKVSAKELDLWATKDNPGFDRPINAWGMSIDLNSCIGCGACVVACTAENNVPVVGKEEIQRSREMHWIRIDRYYTSDMDKEKAHEQGVGKLSMYGFMEEPAENPEIVFQPVMCQHCNHAPCETVCPVAATTHSEDGLNMMAYNRCVGTRYCANNCPYKVRRFNWFKYSDNPQFDYNMNNDYGKMVLNPDVIVRSRGVMEKCSMCVQRIQYGKLEAKKAGHPVKDGDINTACAQTCPTNAITFGDYNDKSSRLVKQSGSERMYHLLEELNVQPSINYLTKIRNTTGKANNSHKA from the coding sequence ATGGAAAAACGATATTGGAAAGGTGTAGAAGAACTCAGAAATGATGCAGAGTTTGTTCGTCTTAAAAACAATGAGTTTTTTGAAGAAATCCCTGTGGATGAAGTTCTTGGCAAAAAAGCTGAAAGCAAAGATGCCACACCACGCAGAGATTTTCTCAAATTTTTAGGTTTTGGTGTTGTAGCCGCTTCAATGGCAGCATGCGAGGCCCCTGTTCGAAAAACAATTCCTTACCTGATAAGTCCCGAGAACTTAGTTCCCGGAATTCCTAATTATTATGCCTCAACTTTTTTTGATGGTCATGATTATGCAAGTATCGTTGTAAAAACTCGCGAAGGTCGTCCAATTAAAGTTGATGGTAATGAGTTGTCGCCACTTACTAAAGGTGGTGCCAATGCAAGAGTACAAGCTTCGGTTTTGGATTTGTACGATAGCGAAAGAATTAAAGGCCCAATGGCAAAAGGCAAGGCTGCAAGTTGGGATACTGTTAATAAAGAAATAAAAGAGAAACTGGCTGCTGCTAATACAAAGCAGACAAAAATCCGTATTGTTTCTTCAACCATCATTAGCCCAACAACAAAAAAGGCAATTGAAACTTTTACCACAAAATATCCTACTGCTAAATTGGTAACCTATGATGCCATATCACAGTATGGAATAATTAAAGCACACCAGTTAGCATTTGGAAAGGCAGCAACTCCGAGTTTTAGCTTTGACAAAGCTGATGTAATTGTAAGCTTTGGTGCTGATTTTCTGAATAACTGGATTGCACCAATTGAATATGCACGTCAGTACGCACAGACAAGAAAGTTAGATGATGGCAAAAAAACCATGTCGAAACACATTCAGTTTGAAGCAGCCCTTTCTTTAACAGGTAGCAATGCTGATAACCGATATAAATTAAAGGCAAGCCAGACAGGCAATGCTTTGTTGTCATTATATAATGCAGTAGCCTCTAAAGCAGGTGCTGCAACTGTAAGTGCAGGCAAGACCGATGCAGATGCTGCTATTAACAGTACAGCAAATGAACTTTGGAATGCAAAAGGTAAATCATTGGTTGTTTGTGGCAGTAATAATGTAAACGATCAATTAATTGTTGCGGCCATTAACAACTTGCTTGGTAATTATGGCGCCACAATCAGTATAGCAAAACATAGCAATGTACGACAGGGAAATGATGAAGCTATGGCTGAACTATTACGTGAAATGAACTCAGGTGAAGTGGGTGCTGTAATTTTTTACAATGCAAACCCTTTGTACAACTATCCTGATACTACAGCATTTACTTCTGCATTAAACAAAGTAGAAGTAAAAATTTCTTTGTCTGACCGTAATGATGAAACAGCGATTAAGTGCGATTATATTTGTCCGGACTCTCACTATCTTGAATCGTGGAATGATGCAGAGCCTGTACGCAATATGTTCAGCTTAATGCAGCCAACAATTCAAAAACTGTTTGATACAAAACAATCACAAGAATTATTTTTATTGTGGAGCGAGGCAGCAGTAACAGACTATCATGAGTTTCTGATGCAAAATTGGAGACAAGGTCTTCTTTCAACAGCAACGGGAATGGCATCTGTACCTGCATGGGAAAAAGTTTTGCAGGAAGGTGTTTGGAATGGTGAAGTTACAGAGAGTGAGCCTGCCTTTGTTGGTAATATAAATGATGCAGCGAGTGCCGTTGCTGCTAGAAAGTCAGGCGGTTTAGATATTCTAGTTTATGAAAAAGCTGGTATAGGTAACGGACGTCATTCAAATAACCCATGGCTTCAAGAGCTACCTGATCCTGTTTCTAAAATATGTTGGGATAATTATTTTGCCATTGCCCCTTCAATGGCAAAAGAAAAAGGTCTGGTACAAGGAAATATTATTGAAGTTAAATCAGGGAATGTAACACTTAAAGGGCCGGTTTTATTACAACCCGGTCAGGCAAAAGATACAATTGCTATAGCTGCCGGTTATGGTAGAACAAGTAGTGGAAAAGCAGGGAATAAAGTTGGGATGAATGCATACCCATTACTGACTTTTTCAGAAGGTACATTTAACTTTACAGTTAGTGGAGCAAGTCTGAATAAAACGGTTGAAGCCGATTACACACTTGCAACAACACAGTCTCACCACACCATGATGGGTCGTGCTATTGTAAAAGAATCTACACTTGAAGAGTATATTAAAGATCCTAAGGCAGGTAATGAAGAGGAGAAATTTCATTCTTATAAAGGAAAAGTTTCAGCTAAAGAATTAGACCTTTGGGCAACAAAAGATAATCCGGGATTCGACCGTCCAATAAATGCCTGGGGTATGTCCATTGACCTAAACTCATGTATTGGCTGTGGCGCCTGCGTAGTGGCATGTACTGCAGAGAATAATGTTCCGGTGGTAGGTAAAGAAGAGATACAACGCAGCCGCGAAATGCATTGGATTCGAATTGATCGCTATTATACAAGCGATATGGATAAGGAAAAAGCACATGAGCAGGGAGTGGGTAAGTTAAGTATGTATGGTTTTATGGAAGAACCTGCGGAGAATCCTGAAATTGTATTTCAGCCTGTAATGTGTCAACATTGTAATCATGCGCCATGCGAAACAGTGTGTCCGGTTGCCGCAACTACTCATAGCGAGGATGGCTTGAATATGATGGCTTATAACCGTTGTGTAGGAACACGTTATTGTGCCAACAACTGTCCGTATAAAGTAAGACGCTTTAATTGGTTTAAATATTCTGATAATCCTCAATTTGACTATAACATGAATAATGATTATGGCAAAATGGTGTTGAATCCGGATGTAATTGTGCGCTCAAGAGGTGTAATGGAAAAATGCTCTATGTGTGTTCAGCGCATTCAATATGGTAAGTTAGAAGCCAAGAAAGCAGGGCATCCTGTAAAAGATGGCGATATTAATACAGCATGTGCTCAAACTTGCCCAACCAATGCAATTACTTTTGGTGATTATAATGACAAATCCAGCCGATTGGTAAAACAAAGTGGTAGCGAACGTATGTATCATTTGCTTGAAGAACTTAATGTTCAGCCTTCAATAAATTATTTAACTAAGATACGTAACACTACAGGCAAAGCCAATAACAGTCATAAAGCATAA
- a CDS encoding c-type cytochrome produces the protein MSFSIGVKAQDGKALFDANCKSCHAMNDVVIGPALKDVHKKFSAEWLHKWIKNSQALVKAGDKDAVAVFNEFNKMVMPNQNLSDAEIDAVLAYIGKESEQAPVAAAPTAPAPGTVATEKDNSTLYWVLAIILILIALAATLNKVKKGLEYAVREKEGIPHPPHLAPKEARSLWVSKNKKLIAVVLLLLVVLGSVKGWYALKDIGVYTNYEPEQPIHFSHKLHAGDNKIACLYCHSGADKSRHANIPSASTCMNCHKYVKEGPVYGDKEIKKIYAALDWDGSKYGTNQKPIQWIRVHSLPALAYFNHAQHVNVGKIECQTCHGPVQEMDVVKQFSPLTMGWCINCHRETEVKMDGNGYYDEVHKTLAAKYGKDAKLTVDKIGGLDCARCHY, from the coding sequence TTGTCATTTTCAATAGGAGTTAAAGCACAGGATGGTAAAGCACTTTTTGATGCCAACTGTAAATCATGCCACGCAATGAATGATGTGGTAATTGGCCCTGCACTAAAGGATGTGCATAAAAAATTCAGTGCTGAGTGGCTACATAAATGGATAAAGAACTCACAAGCATTAGTAAAAGCCGGTGATAAAGATGCCGTAGCAGTTTTCAATGAGTTCAATAAAATGGTCATGCCTAATCAGAATCTATCTGATGCTGAGATTGATGCAGTTTTGGCCTATATTGGTAAAGAGAGTGAGCAGGCACCGGTAGCAGCTGCACCCACAGCACCTGCACCCGGAACAGTTGCAACTGAAAAAGATAACTCTACTTTGTATTGGGTGTTAGCTATTATCCTGATATTAATTGCATTGGCAGCTACACTCAATAAAGTTAAAAAAGGTCTGGAATATGCAGTGCGTGAAAAAGAAGGTATTCCTCATCCACCTCATTTAGCACCAAAAGAGGCACGTAGCTTATGGGTTAGCAAGAATAAAAAACTGATTGCAGTTGTTTTATTGCTTTTGGTAGTTTTAGGTAGCGTTAAAGGGTGGTATGCATTAAAAGATATAGGTGTATATACCAACTATGAGCCTGAGCAGCCCATACACTTTTCGCATAAGCTTCATGCCGGAGATAATAAAATAGCCTGTCTTTATTGCCATAGTGGTGCAGATAAAAGCCGTCATGCCAATATTCCTTCAGCAAGTACTTGTATGAACTGCCATAAATATGTTAAAGAAGGACCGGTATATGGCGATAAGGAAATCAAGAAAATTTATGCAGCCCTTGATTGGGATGGTTCTAAATATGGAACTAATCAAAAGCCAATACAATGGATTAGAGTACACAGTTTACCGGCTTTAGCGTATTTTAATCATGCTCAGCACGTTAATGTTGGAAAAATCGAATGTCAGACCTGTCATGGACCTGTGCAGGAAATGGATGTTGTGAAGCAATTCTCACCATTGACCATGGGTTGGTGTATAAACTGCCACCGCGAAACAGAAGTTAAAATGGATGGCAATGGCTATTATGACGAAGTGCATAAAACATTAGCAGCCAAGTATGGTAAAGATGCTAAACTTACAGTTGACAAAATTGGCGGTCTTGATTGTGCCCGCTGTCACTATTAA
- a CDS encoding SPOR domain-containing protein, whose protein sequence is MIKIVKNVLLIICCILFHVQTKAQTGDDSLTHVLIKKHIAYNMAKPFSQGYRIQLYFGSQRDKAYELRTEFIKLYPQTAAYVLYQQPNFKLRVGDFRTRLDAQKSLKELQAYYPSAFLVKDDIKLKMDE, encoded by the coding sequence ATGATTAAAATTGTAAAGAATGTCCTATTAATTATATGTTGCATTCTTTTTCATGTTCAAACCAAGGCACAGACCGGTGATGATAGCCTGACTCATGTACTTATAAAAAAACATATTGCCTATAATATGGCTAAGCCCTTTTCGCAAGGCTACCGCATTCAACTTTATTTTGGGTCACAACGTGACAAAGCCTATGAGTTAAGGACAGAGTTTATAAAGCTATATCCGCAAACGGCTGCCTATGTACTATACCAGCAGCCCAACTTTAAATTAAGAGTTGGCGATTTTCGTACACGACTTGATGCACAAAAAAGCTTAAAAGAGCTTCAGGCCTATTACCCATCGGCATTTTTAGTTAAGGACGATATAAAATTAAAAATGGACGAATAA
- a CDS encoding DUF4476 domain-containing protein, translating into MKKLFTTLAILSLAVIVQAAHPFQSALAITSVDRSLLTVSIDRAPFSNASTNIYSDGLRPGNHFIKVMRLAGHPHHPVYITVFSGYVFIPEASEVMAEVNRNRFRITGSRLFEYAPQVYEEPHYYPQHLRCEVDDYEFSQMIQSLTNYNFESTRMTVAKQLVNNNYFNSRQVGRLMQQMTFESSKLELAKYAYSKTLDKNNYFLVNDQFSFESSITELTDYIALRN; encoded by the coding sequence ATGAAAAAACTATTTACTACTCTCGCCATCTTAAGTTTAGCTGTTATTGTGCAAGCAGCTCATCCTTTTCAGTCAGCTTTGGCCATAACTTCTGTTGATAGAAGTCTTTTGACTGTATCAATAGACAGAGCACCATTTAGCAATGCTTCAACAAATATTTATTCTGATGGATTGCGTCCAGGAAACCATTTTATTAAAGTGATGCGTCTTGCAGGACATCCACATCATCCTGTCTATATCACTGTTTTTTCCGGATATGTATTTATTCCCGAAGCATCAGAAGTGATGGCAGAGGTTAATCGTAACAGATTTCGTATAACCGGAAGCAGACTTTTTGAATATGCACCACAGGTATATGAAGAGCCGCATTATTATCCACAACATCTTCGTTGCGAAGTGGATGACTATGAGTTTAGTCAAATGATACAGTCCTTAACCAACTATAATTTTGAAAGTACCCGCATGACCGTTGCAAAACAGTTGGTCAATAATAATTATTTCAACTCACGTCAGGTTGGACGATTAATGCAGCAAATGACATTTGAGTCGAGCAAACTTGAATTAGCAAAATATGCCTATTCTAAAACATTGGATAAAAACAACTACTTTTTAGTTAATGATCAGTTTAGTTTCGAAAGCAGCATTACCGAGTTGACAGATTATATTGCATTACGCAACTAA
- the rpoN gene encoding RNA polymerase factor sigma-54 → MLKQSLSQKLLQKLSPQQIQLMKLLQLPTMALEQRIKEEMEVNPALEEGAPEDVDEDVQQDEDETPELEEGVEENEGDENKKDEFDNTADTDIKDRTDDDFDVDDYITDEDIPYYKTSANNTSPDDERTEVPYGSSVTFQETLLAQLGMVALNDKQMQMAKHLIGSLDEDGYLRRDLNSIVNDLAFTQNIETNADELLQVLQVIQTFDPPGVGARNLQECLLLQLQRKPNSKSVNRAIEIIKNYMDEFSKKHFEKIARLMNIPDEYLKQAMNEILKLNPRPGGDISAETKSVQHIVPDFIITNNVGQLELMLNSRNAPDLRINREYNEMMEGYAKSKKQDRSQKEAILYLKQKIDSAKWFIDAIRQRQATLLHTMQAIMNYQKEYFLEGDERLLKPMILKDIAEVVGLDISTVSRVANSKYVQTPFGTFLIKTFFSEGMATDSGEEVSTREVKKILSDAIEGEDKKKPLPDDKLAKILKDKGYNVARRTIAKYREQLNIPVARLRKEF, encoded by the coding sequence ATGTTAAAACAGAGCTTATCACAAAAACTTTTACAAAAGCTTTCACCTCAGCAAATTCAGCTGATGAAGTTGCTTCAGTTGCCCACCATGGCACTTGAACAGCGGATAAAAGAGGAAATGGAGGTTAATCCTGCATTGGAAGAAGGCGCTCCCGAAGATGTGGACGAAGATGTACAGCAGGATGAGGACGAAACCCCTGAACTGGAAGAAGGCGTAGAGGAAAATGAAGGTGATGAAAATAAAAAAGACGAATTTGACAATACTGCTGATACGGACATAAAAGACAGAACAGATGATGATTTTGATGTTGATGATTATATCACTGACGAAGATATTCCTTACTATAAAACCTCTGCCAATAACACCTCGCCTGATGATGAACGAACAGAAGTGCCGTATGGTTCGTCTGTAACTTTTCAGGAAACATTGCTTGCGCAACTTGGAATGGTTGCCCTCAACGACAAACAAATGCAAATGGCAAAGCACCTGATTGGAAGTTTGGATGAAGATGGATACTTGCGCAGAGATTTAAATTCTATTGTTAACGATCTTGCATTTACACAGAATATTGAAACTAATGCCGATGAACTTTTACAGGTTTTGCAAGTGATTCAAACATTTGACCCGCCTGGTGTTGGTGCACGTAATTTGCAGGAGTGTCTTCTGCTTCAACTGCAACGAAAACCTAACAGCAAATCGGTTAACAGAGCAATAGAAATTATTAAAAATTACATGGATGAGTTTTCAAAAAAGCATTTTGAAAAAATTGCCCGATTGATGAATATTCCTGACGAATATTTGAAACAAGCCATGAATGAAATCTTAAAATTGAATCCGCGCCCTGGAGGAGATATCTCCGCAGAAACAAAATCTGTTCAGCATATAGTGCCTGATTTTATCATAACAAACAACGTGGGTCAGCTTGAGTTGATGCTCAACTCCCGCAACGCTCCTGATTTGCGAATTAACCGGGAGTACAATGAAATGATGGAGGGCTATGCAAAGAGTAAAAAACAAGATCGTTCGCAGAAGGAGGCTATCTTATACCTAAAACAAAAAATTGACTCAGCAAAATGGTTTATTGATGCTATCAGACAACGTCAGGCAACACTGCTTCATACCATGCAAGCTATCATGAACTATCAGAAAGAATATTTCCTGGAAGGTGATGAACGACTATTAAAGCCAATGATTTTAAAAGATATTGCAGAGGTTGTTGGGCTTGATATCTCAACTGTTTCACGAGTTGCAAACAGCAAATATGTACAAACACCTTTCGGCACATTTCTGATAAAAACTTTTTTCTCGGAAGGTATGGCAACAGATTCGGGCGAGGAAGTGAGTACAAGAGAAGTGAAAAAAATTCTGTCTGATGCTATAGAAGGAGAAGATAAGAAAAAACCTTTGCCGGACGATAAATTGGCAAAAATTCTAAAGGACAAGGGTTATAATGTGGCACGCAGAACTATTGCCAAGTATCGCGAGCAACTAAACATTCCTGTTGCAAGGCTGCGAAAAGAGTTTTAA